TGATGCGGATCTTTCGTCCGGCAAATTCCTTGGACAAGGCAATGGTAAGAGCATCTAGAGCCGTTTTGGTGGCCGAATAGACGGAGCCCATCGGTATGGGCATGCGGCTGGCACCGGAACTGATGTTAAGAATGCTACCTCCCTCCTCACCAAACAGTTTCAACGATTCCTGAATGGTAAGAATGGAACCTAGTACATTGATGTTAAACTGTTGCTGAAACGTTTCGGCGGAGACCTGTTCGATAGGCTCGTAGATGTAAATCCCCGCATTATTAACCAGAATGTCCAGCCTACCGAACGCCTCTTTAGTTGCTTCAAACAGTCTTTTCACATCGGCTGGGTTGGATACATCGCCTTGTACAGCAATGGCGGTACCACCGCTAGCGGTGATGGCCTGAACCACCTGGTCTGCCCCGGCCTTACTGGAGGCATAGTT
This portion of the Siphonobacter curvatus genome encodes:
- a CDS encoding SDR family NAD(P)-dependent oxidoreductase, giving the protein MSKLMNKVALVTGASKGIGASIATYFAAEGAKVVVNYASSKAGADQVVQAITASGGTAIAVQGDVSNPADVKRLFEATKEAFGRLDILVNNAGIYIYEPIEQVSAETFQQQFNINVLGSILTIQESLKLFGEEGGSILNISSGASRMPIPMGSVYSATKTALDALTIALSKEFAGRKIRINSILPGSVETEGTHAAGFSGSDFEKNLIAHTPLGRIGQPEDIARVAVFLASDDAAWITGEKISVSGGIYGL